Proteins encoded within one genomic window of Fragaria vesca subsp. vesca linkage group LG1, FraVesHawaii_1.0, whole genome shotgun sequence:
- the LOC101291768 gene encoding enzymatic polyprotein-like yields MVIVYIDVNKKTVKDGYQIIQTRVLINRLKRAKVFSKFDAKSGFWQVKMHPDSIPLTAFGTPQGHYEWLVMSFGLKQAPSIFQRKMDNIFKHVADFCVVYIDDILVFSKTKEEHMKHLYEVVKLIVQHGIIPGEKKVFLVPDEIDFLGLNIKNRVIKLQPHILEKIWKFPDKIPDAKSLQRFLGVINYGRDFLPKIAGLTAMLSPKTSSKRTWKFTEDDEKIVKQIKDLCKNLPPLHQPEENDEIILQTDASDNFLASVVLARTPGTNTEKILKFCSGEFSPAEQNYPTGENEILAESNLGLMVQSLQTLSEELHETHQGNKQQSVVPMNMFKKREIYSTLACAQWIEKIENDKHYKVYEDTDMEENERNARSRYEDPVLGNNSEDFEDM; encoded by the exons ATGGTGATTGTTTACATAGATGTTAACAAAAAAACTGTTAAGGATGGTTATCAAATAATACAGACAAGAGTGCTGATTAATAGGCTCAAAAGAGCAAAAGTTTTCTCAAAATTTGATGCAAAGTCTGGATTTTGGCAAGTTAAAATGCACCCAGATAGCATCCCTCTTACTGCCTTCGGAACTCCACAGGGACATTACGAATGGTTAGTAATGTCATTTGGCTTGAAACAAGCTCCATCAATTTTTCAAAGAAAGATGGATAATATTTTCAAACATGTGGCAGATTTCTGTGTCGTCTATATTGATGATATATTGGTGTTCTCCAAAACCAAAGAAGAACACATGAAACATTTATATGAGGTAGTTAAGCTGATAGTTCAACATGGAATTATCCCAGGAGAAAAGAAAGTCTTTTTAGTCCCAGATGAGATTGATTTTTTAGGGTTAAACATCAAAAATAGAGTCATCAAGCTCCAACCTCATATCTTGGAGAAAATCTGGAAATTCCCAGATAAGATCCCAGATGCCAAAAGTCTACAGAGATTTTTAGGTGTCATAAATTATGGAAGAGATTTCCTTCCTAAAATTGCTGGATTAACAGCAATGCTATCTCCAAAAACAAGTTCTAAGAGAACTTGGAAATTCACAGAAGATGATGAAAAAATTGTCAAGCAAATTAAAGACCTATGCAAAAATTTGCCTCCACTTCATCAACCTGAAGAAAATGATGAGATCATTCTTCAAACAGATGCTAGTGACAATTTTTTGGCTAGTGTTGTTCTCGCAAGAACTCCAGGCACCAACACAGAAAAAATCTTAAAGTTTTGTAGTGGCGAGTTCAGCCCTGCAGAGCAGAATTATCCCACAGGGGAAAATGAAATTCTTGCG GAAAGTAACTTGGGACTCATGGTACAATCACTTCAAACTCTGTCAGAAGAGTTGCATGAAACGCACCAAGGGAATAAACAACAGAGTGTTGTCCCAATGAATATGTTCAAG AAAAGAGAAATTTATTCCACCTTAGCATGTGCTCAGTGGATTGAAAAGATTGAAAATGACAAGCACTACAAGGTGTATGAAGATACCGACATGGAAGAAAATGAAAGAAATGCAAGAAGCAGATATGAAGATCCTGTATTGGGCAATAATTCTGAAGATTTCGAAGACATGTGA